Proteins co-encoded in one Myotis daubentonii chromosome 8, mMyoDau2.1, whole genome shotgun sequence genomic window:
- the LOC132239756 gene encoding N-alpha-acetyltransferase 60, whose protein sequence is MTEVVPSSALSEVSLRLLCHDDIDTVKHLCGDWFPIEYPDSWYRDITSNKKFFSLAATYRGTIVGMIVAEIKSRTKIHKEDGDILASNFSVDTQVAYILSLGVVKEFRKHGIGSLLLESLKDHISTTAQDHCKAIYLHVLTTNNTAISFYENRDFKQHHYLPYYYSIRGVLKDGFTYVLYINGGHPPWTILDYIQHLGSALANLSPCSIPHRIYRQAHSLLCSFLPWSSISTKGGIEYSRTM, encoded by the coding sequence ATGACAGAGGTGGTGCCATCCAGCGCCCTCAGCGAGGTCAGCCTGCGCCTCCTCTGCCACGATGACATAGACACTGTGAAGCATCTATGTGGCGACTGGTTCCCCATTGAGTACCCAGACTCATGGTATCGTGACATCACCTCCAACAAGAAGTTCTTTTCCCTTGCTGCAACCTACAGGGGTACCATTGTAGGAATGATAGTAGCTGAAATAAAAAGTAGGACCAAGATACACAAGGAGGATGGAGATATTCTAGCGTCCAACTTCTCTGTTGACACACAAGTTGCATACATTCTAAGTCTTGGAGTAGTGAAGGAATTCAGAAAGCACGGCATAGGTTCTCTTTTACTTGAGAGTTTAAAGGATCACATATCCACCACTGCCCAGGACCACTGCAAAGCCATCTACCTGCACGTCCTCACCACCAACAACACAGCAATAAGCTTCTACGAAAACAGAGACTTCAAGCAGCACCACTATCTCCCCTATTACTATTCCATCCGTGGAGTCCTCAAAGATGGCTTCACTTATGTCCTCTACATCAATGGTGGCCACCCTCCCTGGACCATCTTGGACTACATCCAGCACCTGGGTTCTGCTCTAGCAAACCTGAGCCCCTGCTCCATCCCACACAGGATTTACCGCCAGGCCCACAGCCTGCTCTGCAGCTTCCTGCCGTGGTCGAGCATCTCCACCAAGGGCGGCATTGAGTACAGCCGGACCATGTGA